The genomic window TCAGCCGCGGCGGCGGCGGTCGCGCTTGCCCGGGCGATGGAGCCGGTCTTCGGCGACCTCGCGGCGGTGGCCGCGGCTGGTGAGCAGGCGGGAGTCGGCGCGGTTGATGGTCTTCTCCAGGCGCTCGCCGCCTTCACGCACCGCCCAGCCCACGGAGAAGGGCGCCAGGCCTTCCTGCGCGGCCGTGGCCTTGAGGCGGAGGGCGGCGCTCTCCACCCGGCGGGCGTCGGCGGCCGTCAGCAGCACCAGGAACTCGTCGCCGCCCATGCGCACCACGCCTTCCTCGGCGCGCGTCTGCCGCATGAGGAAGCGGCTGATGCGGATCAGCACCTGGTCGCCGGCCTGGTGGCCGTGTTCGTCGTTGTAGCGCTTGAAGTGGTCGATGTCGAGGATGATGCAGCCCCAGGAGTGGCGGCCGCTGCGCGCCCGGCTCTCGAACTCGGTGAGATAGCGCCGGTTGAAGCACCCGGTGAGCGGGTCGCGGATGCTCTGCTCCACCAGTTGCGCCTCCAGCAGCTTGCGCAGCGTGATGTCGACCAGGATGCCGTAGTAGAACTGCTGACCGGTGTGGGGATCGTGGTCGGCGTAGGCGGTGTCGAGCACGGTGCGAATCTGGCCGTCGGGACGGCGGATGCGCAATTCGAACTCCCGCACCGAGCCTTCCGTGGCCAGCAGCTCCAGCTCGCGGGCGCGGACCTCGGGCTCCACCAGGAAGTCGCGAGCGTTGAAGGAGCGCAGTTCCTCCAGGGAGTGGACGCCCATCATCTCCAGGAAGGCGGGGTTGGCGTCCAGGATCTCGCCGTGGGCGTTGGTGATGTACATGCCTTCTTTGAGATTGCGCACCAGGGCGCGCAGGCTGTCGGCATCGTCCAGGCTGCGCAGGCGCGAGCCCGCCGGTGGCGCCGGCAGCAGTTTGTCGGCGACGGCTCCGGGTTTTGCCTTGGCCGGCATCCCCCGCTTGGCT from Terriglobales bacterium includes these protein-coding regions:
- a CDS encoding sensor domain-containing diguanylate cyclase, with product MPAKAKPGAVADKLLPAPPAGSRLRSLDDADSLRALVRNLKEGMYITNAHGEILDANPAFLEMMGVHSLEELRSFNARDFLVEPEVRARELELLATEGSVREFELRIRRPDGQIRTVLDTAYADHDPHTGQQFYYGILVDITLRKLLEAQLVEQSIRDPLTGCFNRRYLTEFESRARSGRHSWGCIILDIDHFKRYNDEHGHQAGDQVLIRISRFLMRQTRAEEGVVRMGGDEFLVLLTAADARRVESAALRLKATAAQEGLAPFSVGWAVREGGERLEKTINRADSRLLTSRGHRREVAEDRLHRPGKRDRRRRG